The following are encoded in a window of Flavobacterium sp. WC2421 genomic DNA:
- the bglX gene encoding beta-glucosidase BglX, whose product MKKRTTLILLMISFIGIAQQSIDQKVNALLKQMTLEEKIGQLNQYTGNNQATGPITINLNKETEIKQGLIGSMLNVLGTQYTRQYQELAMQSRLKIPLLFGQDVIHGYKTTFPIPLAEAASWDLDAMELSARIAATEAAASGIHWTFAPMVDIARDPRWGRVMEGAGEDTYLGSRIAAARVKGFQGKLGDVNSVMACVKHFAAYGAAVGGRDYNSVDLSERMLWETYLPPFKAALDAGAATFMNSFNDLNGIPATGNKYLQRDILKGKWNFQGFVVSDWGSIGEMVNHGYVKDNKEAALAAITAGSDMDMESNAYRYHLAELVKENKVPIALINDAVKRILRKKFELGLFDDPYKYCNPEREQAALNNPEHRKAAREVAAKSIVLLKNDNAILPLSKSIKTIAFIGPLVKEHKQNMGFWAVELPDLDYDKQVVSQWEGLQNKVSKNTQLLYAKGCETTGDTKEGFAEAVAVANQADVVVLSVGESWNMSGEAKSRSNIHLPGVQEELIKVIQATGKPVVVLINAGRPLIFNDTADTVPAILYTWWLGTEAGNAIADVLFGDYNPSGKLPMSFPREEGQIPIYYNHFNTGRPAPNDTATNYVSAYTDLKNSPRFPFGYGLSYTTFEYSDLKLSQNKIKSNETIEVSVTITNSGKIAGEEVVQLYLRDKVGSVVRPIIELKDFQKLKLNAGESKTIQFHIDKEKLSFYNAALHWITEPGDFDLMIGSSSADIRLRDSFELTN is encoded by the coding sequence ATGAAAAAAAGAACCACTTTAATCTTGTTGATGATTTCTTTTATAGGGATTGCACAACAATCAATTGATCAAAAAGTAAATGCATTGCTAAAGCAAATGACATTGGAGGAAAAAATTGGGCAACTCAATCAATATACTGGTAATAACCAGGCAACCGGACCTATAACGATTAATCTAAATAAGGAAACAGAAATTAAGCAGGGTTTAATAGGTTCGATGTTGAATGTTTTAGGAACTCAATATACGCGACAATATCAAGAATTGGCGATGCAATCCCGTCTTAAAATCCCTTTGTTATTTGGACAGGATGTTATTCATGGATACAAAACTACGTTTCCAATTCCTTTGGCCGAAGCGGCTAGTTGGGACTTAGATGCTATGGAACTTTCGGCAAGAATTGCAGCAACTGAAGCGGCTGCAAGCGGAATCCATTGGACATTTGCTCCAATGGTTGATATTGCTCGTGACCCACGCTGGGGACGTGTAATGGAAGGCGCTGGCGAGGATACGTATCTTGGTTCAAGAATTGCTGCTGCCAGAGTTAAAGGTTTTCAAGGGAAGCTAGGGGATGTGAATTCAGTTATGGCTTGTGTAAAACATTTTGCTGCTTATGGCGCAGCTGTTGGAGGGAGAGATTATAATTCGGTTGATTTGAGTGAGAGAATGTTATGGGAAACCTACTTGCCTCCATTTAAAGCAGCGTTAGATGCTGGTGCAGCAACTTTTATGAATTCATTTAATGATCTTAATGGGATTCCAGCTACTGGTAATAAATATTTACAAAGAGATATTTTAAAAGGAAAATGGAATTTTCAAGGTTTTGTTGTTTCTGACTGGGGTTCTATTGGAGAAATGGTCAATCACGGTTACGTAAAAGATAATAAGGAAGCCGCATTGGCTGCAATTACTGCAGGAAGTGATATGGATATGGAAAGTAATGCTTACCGCTATCATTTAGCTGAATTGGTGAAAGAAAACAAAGTGCCAATTGCTTTGATTAACGATGCAGTAAAAAGAATTTTGCGTAAAAAATTCGAATTGGGTTTATTTGATGATCCATATAAATACTGTAATCCTGAAAGGGAGCAAGCAGCATTAAATAATCCAGAACATAGAAAGGCAGCAAGAGAAGTTGCGGCAAAAAGTATCGTTTTATTAAAAAATGACAATGCTATTTTACCACTTTCAAAATCGATTAAGACGATTGCTTTCATAGGCCCATTAGTTAAAGAACACAAACAGAATATGGGATTTTGGGCTGTTGAATTGCCTGATTTGGATTATGATAAACAAGTAGTTTCTCAATGGGAAGGATTGCAAAATAAAGTTAGTAAAAACACTCAGTTGCTTTACGCCAAAGGATGCGAGACAACTGGAGATACTAAAGAAGGCTTTGCTGAAGCAGTTGCGGTAGCCAATCAAGCGGATGTTGTTGTTTTAAGTGTTGGTGAAAGTTGGAATATGAGCGGAGAAGCTAAAAGCCGTAGTAATATTCATTTGCCAGGAGTTCAAGAAGAACTAATAAAAGTCATTCAGGCAACTGGAAAGCCAGTTGTAGTTTTAATCAATGCTGGAAGACCACTGATTTTTAATGATACTGCTGATACTGTCCCTGCTATTCTTTATACATGGTGGTTAGGTACTGAAGCAGGAAATGCGATTGCTGATGTTTTATTTGGAGACTACAATCCTTCGGGAAAATTACCAATGTCTTTTCCAAGAGAAGAGGGACAAATTCCAATTTACTACAATCATTTTAATACAGGAAGGCCAGCTCCAAATGATACAGCAACAAATTATGTTTCGGCTTATACTGATTTGAAAAATAGTCCTAGATTTCCGTTTGGGTATGGATTGAGTTATACCACTTTTGAGTATTCTGATTTGAAATTATCTCAGAATAAAATAAAAAGCAATGAAACAATTGAAGTTTCGGTAACCATAACTAATTCAGGAAAAATAGCTGGAGAAGAAGTAGTTCAATTGTATTTAAGAGATAAAGTGGGTTCAGTGGTAAGACCAATTATTGAACTGAAAGATTTTCAAAAATTAAAATTAAATGCGGGAGAAAGTAAAACAATCCAGTTTCATATTGACAAAGAGAAATTGTCTTTTTACAATGCAGCATTACATTGGATAACTGAACCTGGTGATTTTGATTTGATGATTGGTTCGTCTTCGGCAGATATCCGTTTGAGAGATAGTTTTGAATTAACGAATTGA
- a CDS encoding sialate O-acetylesterase — protein MSNLKNALLLFIMPFMVFAQTKKDTIRVFYLGGQSNMQGFGYVKELPDSLNKSNKNVFIYQGNPVGDNDVAGGLGKWDFLKPGHGTGFASDGKNNMLSDRFGIELSFAKKLQELYPYQKLAIIKYARNGSSIDSSGTAYFGSWEPDFRSGKGINQYDYFLKTVNNAMAMKDINGDGVEDILIPSGIIWMQGESDADKSELIANQYYSNLKRLMELMRAAFRNNDLPIVIGKISDSGDDVDGKIWAYGELVQYGQEKFAAMEPHVSIVRTTSTYKYTDKYHYKSDGYIDLGKEFAKSIFLLNK, from the coding sequence ATGAGCAATTTAAAAAATGCATTGTTGTTATTTATAATGCCATTTATGGTTTTTGCACAAACTAAAAAAGATACTATAAGGGTATTTTATTTGGGCGGCCAGTCCAATATGCAGGGTTTTGGTTATGTGAAAGAGCTTCCAGATTCTTTAAATAAATCAAATAAAAATGTTTTTATTTATCAAGGAAACCCTGTTGGGGATAATGATGTAGCTGGAGGTTTGGGAAAATGGGATTTTTTAAAGCCAGGTCATGGAACAGGATTTGCATCAGATGGAAAGAACAATATGCTTTCGGATCGATTTGGTATTGAGCTTTCGTTTGCCAAAAAACTACAAGAATTATATCCATATCAAAAACTTGCAATTATAAAATATGCTAGAAATGGATCTTCTATTGATAGTAGTGGGACTGCTTATTTTGGTTCTTGGGAACCTGATTTTAGAAGCGGAAAAGGAATCAATCAATACGATTATTTTCTCAAAACAGTTAATAACGCTATGGCCATGAAAGATATAAACGGTGATGGAGTCGAAGATATTTTGATTCCAAGCGGTATCATCTGGATGCAAGGAGAAAGTGATGCCGATAAATCGGAACTAATTGCCAATCAATATTATTCGAATTTAAAAAGGTTGATGGAGTTGATGCGAGCCGCTTTTAGAAATAATGATTTGCCTATAGTAATTGGAAAAATATCGGATTCTGGTGATGATGTCGATGGAAAAATTTGGGCTTATGGCGAATTAGTTCAATATGGACAAGAAAAATTTGCAGCAATGGAACCCCATGTAAGCATTGTACGAACTACAAGTACTTATAAATATACAGACAAATACCACTACAAAAGTGATGGATATATTGATTTAGGAAAAGAATTTGCAAAATCAATTTTCCTTTTGAATAAATAA
- a CDS encoding acyltransferase family protein — translation MKTNALHSKPHYPILDGLRGVAAIMVVAFHIFEAHATSHLDQIINHGYLAVDFFFLLSGFVISYAYDDRWEKMSIGDFFKRRLVRLQPMVIMGMIIGAICFYFQDSILWPTIHEVPIWKMILVMIIGFTLIPVPPSLDIRGWTEMHPLNGPGWSLFYEYIGNILYALFVRKFSKTALSILVFLSGCALIHLAVTSETGDVIGGWAIDSTQIHIGLSRLMFPFFGGILLHRLVKITTIKNAFFWSSLLIVFVLAMPRIGGGENLWQNGLYDSLSIIILFPLIVYLGASGEIKGKNAARICKFLGDISYPIYITHYAFIYIYTGWVADTKIKISEAYPYSILTLVTSIIVAYACLKLYDEPTRLWLKNKILK, via the coding sequence ATGAAAACAAACGCATTACATTCAAAACCCCACTACCCCATTCTAGACGGTTTACGAGGTGTAGCAGCTATTATGGTTGTTGCATTTCATATTTTTGAAGCACACGCTACAAGCCATCTGGATCAAATAATAAATCATGGCTACCTTGCTGTAGATTTTTTCTTCTTACTTTCTGGATTTGTTATTAGCTATGCTTATGATGATCGTTGGGAAAAAATGTCTATTGGTGATTTTTTCAAACGTAGACTGGTGAGACTTCAACCTATGGTCATTATGGGAATGATTATCGGGGCCATTTGTTTTTATTTTCAAGATTCTATTTTGTGGCCAACAATTCATGAGGTGCCTATTTGGAAAATGATTCTAGTTATGATTATAGGGTTTACATTAATACCAGTCCCTCCTTCTTTAGACATAAGAGGTTGGACCGAAATGCATCCTCTTAATGGCCCAGGCTGGTCCTTATTTTATGAATATATAGGTAATATTCTTTATGCCCTTTTTGTAAGGAAATTTTCAAAAACAGCACTTTCCATACTTGTATTCCTATCTGGATGTGCATTAATTCACCTTGCAGTTACTAGTGAAACTGGTGATGTTATTGGTGGCTGGGCAATTGATTCTACACAAATTCATATAGGACTCTCCCGCTTAATGTTTCCCTTCTTTGGTGGGATTTTACTGCACCGACTAGTGAAAATTACAACTATTAAAAATGCGTTCTTCTGGTCTAGTCTGTTAATTGTTTTTGTTTTAGCAATGCCACGAATTGGGGGTGGTGAAAACTTATGGCAAAATGGCCTTTATGACTCTTTAAGTATCATTATTCTATTTCCCTTAATTGTTTATTTAGGAGCTAGTGGTGAAATAAAAGGTAAAAATGCAGCTCGTATTTGCAAATTTTTGGGTGATATATCCTATCCAATTTACATCACGCATTATGCCTTTATTTATATTTACACTGGATGGGTTGCTGACACAAAAATTAAAATTAGCGAAGCGTATCCTTACAGCATATTAACTTTGGTTACAAGTATTATTGTTGCTTATGCCTGTCTAAAGCTTTATGATGAACCAACAAGGTTGTGGCTAAAAAACAAAATATTAAAATAA
- a CDS encoding NUDIX domain-containing protein, with translation MLKNILDNKERYQPGLSIDCVIFGFHDNQLKVLLIKTKYSNKWSLPGGFVPVDQDIDQAAVTVLHDRTGLEGIFLRQFSTFGKVKRNNSDFSQEVLNFHSIPIEEGEWYSNRFVTVGYYALVDFFKTMPNPEGKNGIVEWIDHNAVPDLIIDHKEILDKALETLRVELNLMPVGYNLLPEKFTIPELQKLYETILGRTLDRRNFLRKITAIGILIKLDEKKSNVAHKAPNLYSFDKHKYEEVVKNGLTQGW, from the coding sequence ATGTTAAAAAATATTTTAGATAACAAGGAAAGATACCAACCAGGCTTATCAATTGATTGTGTCATTTTTGGGTTTCATGATAACCAGCTTAAAGTGTTGCTAATAAAAACCAAGTATAGTAACAAATGGTCTTTGCCAGGAGGATTTGTCCCTGTAGATCAAGATATTGATCAGGCTGCAGTAACAGTTTTACACGATAGGACTGGATTGGAAGGTATATTTTTGAGGCAGTTTTCAACTTTTGGAAAAGTCAAAAGGAATAATTCGGATTTTAGTCAAGAGGTTTTAAATTTTCATTCTATTCCAATAGAAGAAGGGGAATGGTATTCTAACCGTTTTGTAACTGTAGGCTATTATGCTTTAGTTGATTTTTTTAAAACAATGCCCAATCCAGAAGGGAAAAACGGAATTGTAGAATGGATTGATCATAATGCTGTTCCTGATTTGATTATTGATCATAAAGAAATTTTAGATAAAGCATTAGAAACACTGCGGGTAGAATTGAATTTAATGCCAGTAGGGTATAATTTACTTCCTGAAAAATTCACGATTCCAGAATTGCAAAAATTGTATGAAACTATCCTTGGTAGAACGCTTGATAGAAGGAATTTTCTTCGTAAAATAACTGCGATAGGAATTTTGATAAAATTAGATGAAAAGAAAAGTAATGTTGCTCATAAAGCGCCCAATTTATATAGTTTTGATAAACATAAATATGAAGAAGTGGTTAAAAATGGACTGACTCAAGGCTGGTAA
- a CDS encoding alpha-amylase family protein: protein MKINDTNFHLRLGANFPIINDLFQKLYSDSPNKEEAFQLLMQSLVKNFENRSDFQKKRDLNRVSNPNWYSSEKIVGMMLYVDLFNIDFNGLKAKIPYFLDLGINTVHLMPFLDVPEFENDGGYAVRNYREVNPKFGSMDDFEALVTEFQKNDMNLVMDLVLNHCADEHEWAIEGRKGNPKYKDFFYFFPDRTLPNAYEKSMVEIFPDTAPGNFTYLPENDKWVMTLFYGYQWDLNYKNPMVLAEMIDIMLFWANKGIDIFRFDAVAFMWKEIGKFNQNLPEGHLLLQLFKLCGQIVSPGVAYIAEAIVAPDEIIKYFGQGLSQGDECDIAYNANFMALSWEAMATRNTNLLKKSMRAVPTKPRNTTWINYARCHDDIGFGFDDKLVTELGLNSLQHRLYILKHYCDGFNGSFALGQRFMIEHETGNARISGSMAALCGLEKALIENNVKEIQIAIKRINLQHAVILSLGGLPMIYSGDEVGLPNNYDYLNDESKKYDNRWLHRSKMNWSLVENIEDSPSAQAQVYKQLKQLIRIRKQTPAFADNNDLQYIDYENSHLLIYKKTDSQGKEVYVISNFSDYDTFFNSNVFENLKSTKLFNLLTGEDFDIQEINFISAYDILWLKK from the coding sequence GTGAAAATTAATGACACTAATTTTCATCTTAGATTGGGAGCAAATTTTCCAATTATAAATGATTTATTTCAAAAACTATATTCGGATAGCCCCAATAAAGAGGAAGCGTTTCAATTGCTAATGCAGTCTTTAGTTAAAAATTTTGAAAATCGATCTGATTTTCAAAAGAAACGAGATTTGAACCGTGTATCTAATCCCAATTGGTATTCAAGTGAAAAAATCGTTGGAATGATGTTATATGTTGATCTTTTCAATATTGATTTCAATGGGCTAAAAGCAAAAATCCCTTATTTTCTTGATTTGGGTATTAATACGGTGCATTTAATGCCTTTTTTGGATGTTCCAGAATTTGAAAATGACGGTGGATACGCTGTGCGAAATTATCGCGAAGTGAATCCTAAGTTTGGTTCTATGGATGATTTTGAAGCTTTGGTTACTGAGTTTCAAAAAAACGATATGAATCTAGTCATGGATTTAGTGCTGAATCATTGTGCTGATGAACATGAATGGGCTATAGAAGGCCGTAAAGGGAATCCAAAATATAAAGATTTTTTCTATTTCTTTCCAGATAGAACTTTGCCTAACGCTTATGAAAAGTCGATGGTTGAGATTTTTCCAGATACCGCTCCAGGAAACTTTACTTATTTGCCTGAAAATGATAAATGGGTGATGACTTTGTTTTATGGCTACCAATGGGATTTGAATTATAAGAATCCAATGGTTTTGGCTGAAATGATTGATATTATGTTGTTTTGGGCCAATAAAGGTATCGATATTTTTCGTTTTGATGCAGTTGCATTTATGTGGAAGGAAATTGGTAAATTCAACCAAAATTTACCCGAAGGACATTTATTATTGCAACTTTTTAAATTGTGTGGGCAAATTGTTTCCCCAGGTGTAGCTTATATAGCTGAAGCGATTGTAGCTCCAGATGAGATTATAAAATATTTTGGACAAGGATTATCACAAGGGGATGAATGTGATATCGCTTATAACGCTAATTTCATGGCTTTAAGTTGGGAAGCAATGGCTACTCGCAATACAAATTTGCTTAAAAAATCAATGAGAGCGGTTCCTACAAAACCTAGAAATACAACTTGGATCAATTATGCAAGATGTCACGATGATATAGGATTTGGTTTTGATGATAAATTAGTGACTGAATTAGGGCTTAATAGCCTACAGCACCGATTGTATATCTTGAAACATTATTGTGATGGATTTAATGGGAGTTTTGCTTTAGGGCAGCGATTTATGATTGAGCATGAAACGGGTAATGCTCGAATTTCGGGATCCATGGCTGCTTTATGTGGTTTAGAAAAAGCATTAATTGAAAATAATGTGAAAGAAATTCAAATTGCCATAAAGAGAATTAATTTGCAACATGCCGTTATTTTGTCTTTAGGAGGATTACCAATGATTTATAGTGGTGATGAGGTAGGTTTGCCTAATAATTATGATTATTTAAATGATGAAAGTAAAAAGTATGATAATCGCTGGCTCCATCGTTCTAAAATGAATTGGAGTTTGGTCGAAAATATAGAAGATTCTCCATCGGCACAAGCTCAGGTCTACAAACAGTTAAAGCAATTAATTAGAATTAGGAAACAAACTCCAGCTTTCGCAGATAACAATGATTTGCAATATATCGATTATGAAAACAGTCATTTGTTAATATATAAAAAAACAGATTCTCAAGGGAAAGAAGTATATGTTATCTCGAATTTCTCAGACTATGATACTTTTTTTAATAGTAACGTGTTTGAAAATTTAAAAAGCACAAAATTATTTAATTTACTTACTGGAGAGGATTTTGATATTCAAGAAATTAATTTCATCAGTGCGTATGATATTTTGTGGCTGAAAAAATAA
- a CDS encoding helix-turn-helix domain-containing protein, with the protein MKHYKNLAELHRENGFSKPEHPLISIYRCKDKCSLGDREFTSDFYMIGFKKLKAGVVMYGRTKYDHERGSMMFVKPRQVIEMKNLEFDEDGFLIFFHEDFINGKPLRNELSTYNYFDYETNEALHLSPQEEKIAWDIFHKIENEYYNNQDEYSREIILSNISTLLKYAQRFYKRQFINRFEISGKTVTKFNEILAQYVNNGQLDKGLPSVNQLAELLHLSPRYLSDLLKQESGKTALEHIHLFLISEAKNLLIIDDKTVSEIAYSLGFDNMSYFSRLFKKEVGLSPLQFKKINSN; encoded by the coding sequence ATGAAACATTATAAAAATCTGGCAGAATTGCATCGTGAAAATGGTTTTTCAAAACCAGAACATCCGTTAATAAGTATTTATCGTTGTAAAGACAAGTGTTCTTTAGGTGACCGCGAATTTACAAGTGATTTTTATATGATTGGGTTCAAAAAACTAAAAGCCGGAGTTGTCATGTATGGACGTACAAAATATGATCATGAACGTGGTTCTATGATGTTTGTAAAACCAAGACAGGTTATAGAAATGAAAAACCTTGAATTCGACGAAGATGGATTTCTAATTTTCTTTCATGAAGATTTTATTAATGGTAAACCGCTTCGCAACGAACTCTCTACTTATAATTATTTTGATTATGAAACTAACGAAGCGCTACATCTTTCTCCTCAGGAAGAAAAAATAGCCTGGGATATTTTTCATAAAATAGAAAACGAATATTATAATAACCAAGACGAATATAGTCGAGAAATTATACTTTCTAATATTAGTACATTATTAAAATATGCACAGCGATTTTACAAGCGTCAATTTATAAACCGCTTTGAAATTTCCGGTAAAACGGTAACTAAATTTAATGAAATTCTTGCTCAATATGTAAATAACGGACAACTCGATAAGGGTCTTCCATCGGTTAATCAACTTGCAGAACTATTGCATTTAAGTCCGCGCTATCTAAGCGATTTACTTAAACAGGAAAGCGGAAAAACGGCTTTAGAGCATATTCATTTATTTTTAATATCTGAAGCAAAAAACCTTCTGATAATTGACGACAAAACAGTGTCTGAAATTGCTTATTCTCTTGGATTTGATAATATGTCTTATTTTTCAAGACTTTTTAAAAAAGAAGTCGGTCTTAGTCCGTTGCAATTCAAAAAAATAAATTCAAATTAA
- a CDS encoding SDR family NAD(P)-dependent oxidoreductase, translating into MSKIILITGASRGFGKIWAKALLQRGDKVAATARNLENLKELVAEFGDAIFPIQLDVNDRAACFTAVQKAKDHFNRIDVVINNAGFGLFGAIEETTEEQARAQMETNFFGVLWVTQAITPIFREQKSGHVIQVSSFLGLVTLPVLGLYNASKYAVNGLTETLATELTEFGVKVSLIEPNGFATDWSGASAFQTEPTETYAPLKKAFFEAPVPDGWGNPETTATAVLALIDSEKPPLHFLLGKVAYPAVKKVYAERLAEFEEWKEVSANAHGH; encoded by the coding sequence ATGTCAAAAATAATTTTGATTACAGGAGCCTCAAGAGGTTTTGGTAAAATTTGGGCAAAAGCTCTCTTACAACGTGGCGATAAAGTAGCAGCAACTGCAAGAAATTTAGAAAATCTAAAAGAACTTGTAGCTGAATTTGGCGATGCCATTTTTCCTATTCAACTCGATGTTAATGATCGTGCAGCATGCTTTACAGCAGTACAAAAAGCAAAAGATCATTTTAATCGTATAGATGTAGTTATAAACAACGCAGGTTTTGGATTGTTTGGTGCAATTGAAGAAACAACAGAAGAACAAGCGCGTGCTCAAATGGAGACTAACTTTTTTGGTGTACTTTGGGTTACCCAAGCTATAACGCCTATTTTTCGTGAGCAAAAAAGTGGTCACGTAATTCAGGTTTCAAGCTTTTTAGGATTGGTAACTTTACCGGTTTTAGGACTTTACAACGCATCAAAATATGCCGTTAACGGTCTGACTGAAACATTGGCTACTGAACTTACAGAATTTGGGGTTAAAGTGAGTTTAATAGAACCAAATGGTTTTGCAACAGATTGGTCCGGTGCTTCAGCTTTTCAGACTGAACCTACTGAAACTTATGCTCCACTTAAAAAAGCTTTCTTTGAAGCACCAGTTCCAGATGGCTGGGGAAATCCCGAAACAACAGCCACAGCAGTTTTGGCATTGATAGATAGTGAAAAACCACCTTTACATTTCCTTTTAGGAAAAGTAGCTTATCCTGCCGTTAAAAAGGTTTATGCGGAACGTCTTGCTGAATTTGAAGAATGGAAAGAAGTTTCTGCAAATGCACACGGTCATTAA
- a CDS encoding low specificity L-threonine aldolase — protein MYNFKNDYSEGAHPSILNTLLATNMVQQIGYGEDDYSAQAKTILRNKMSNANAIIYFVSGGTQTNLLVITTLLRSHEAVISAKTGHIYANETGAIEATGHRVITVETQDGKLRPLDIKKVLQDHLLRPHVVKPKMVYISNSTEIGTIYNKEELQELSECCRSEELHLFLDGARLGHALMAENNDLTLSDISALTDVFYIGGTKNGALLGEAIVFNTVKLATDFDYLLKQKGALLAKGRVLGIQFLELFKEDLYFTLAKYANAMAMKIADAIKDKGYSFLTNSTTNQIFPILPKNIIEKLSQKYAFYVWKDIDENTSAIRLITSWATDENKVNELIDDLKKL, from the coding sequence ATGTATAATTTCAAAAATGATTATTCAGAAGGTGCTCATCCTTCTATTTTAAATACGCTTTTAGCAACTAATATGGTGCAACAAATAGGTTATGGAGAAGATGATTATTCAGCTCAAGCAAAAACTATTTTAAGAAATAAAATGAGTAATGCTAATGCAATTATCTATTTTGTGTCTGGAGGGACGCAAACTAATCTTCTTGTTATTACTACCTTGCTACGATCACATGAAGCGGTTATTAGTGCAAAAACTGGGCATATTTATGCTAATGAAACTGGAGCTATAGAGGCAACAGGGCATAGAGTAATTACTGTTGAGACACAAGATGGGAAACTTAGACCATTAGATATTAAAAAAGTGTTGCAAGATCATTTATTAAGACCACACGTTGTAAAACCAAAAATGGTTTATATCTCTAATTCAACCGAAATAGGTACGATTTATAATAAAGAAGAATTGCAAGAGCTATCTGAATGTTGCAGATCAGAAGAGTTGCATCTTTTTTTAGACGGGGCAAGATTAGGACATGCACTAATGGCTGAAAACAATGATTTGACTTTGTCTGATATTTCAGCACTTACCGATGTGTTTTATATTGGGGGAACAAAAAATGGAGCTTTGCTTGGTGAAGCAATTGTGTTTAATACTGTAAAACTAGCAACAGATTTTGATTATTTATTGAAACAAAAAGGGGCGCTATTGGCAAAAGGAAGAGTGCTGGGGATACAGTTTCTGGAGTTATTCAAAGAGGACTTGTATTTTACTTTAGCAAAATATGCTAATGCTATGGCAATGAAAATTGCAGATGCAATTAAAGATAAAGGATATTCTTTTTTAACAAATTCTACTACAAACCAAATATTTCCTATTTTACCCAAAAATATAATTGAAAAATTAAGTCAAAAATATGCGTTTTATGTGTGGAAAGATATTGATGAAAATACATCTGCTATACGTTTAATTACATCATGGGCAACAGACGAGAATAAAGTGAATGAGTTGATTGATGATTTAAAGAAACTATAA